The following proteins come from a genomic window of Streptomyces sp. NBC_01716:
- a CDS encoding YkvA family protein, translating into MDVNLTLVLAVAAVACLAMLIATVVLFVKVFRTRALLRQAGVPLSNRAAYWGALIYVVSPVDLLPDPVYLDDIGVLLLALRSLHAVSAKAVGGPRRRERQRTDA; encoded by the coding sequence ATGGACGTCAACCTCACGCTCGTCCTGGCGGTCGCCGCCGTCGCGTGCCTCGCGATGCTGATCGCGACGGTCGTTCTGTTCGTCAAGGTCTTCCGGACCCGCGCGCTGCTGCGCCAGGCCGGGGTACCGCTGAGCAACCGCGCCGCGTACTGGGGTGCCCTCATCTATGTGGTGAGCCCGGTCGATCTGCTGCCCGACCCCGTCTACCTCGACGACATCGGCGTCCTGCTGCTCGCCCTGCGCTCCCTGCACGCGGTGTCGGCCAAGGCGGTGGGCGGTCCGCGACGAAGGGAGCGGCAGCGCACCGACGCGTGA
- a CDS encoding YqjF family protein: MVFTPSAPAPISADPPTASTGLLLTQSWLDLAFLHWAADPADVAPLLPPGTVPDTLHGKTYIGLVAFRMHRVGWFRLPGIPYLGTFPETNVRLYSVDAHGRRGVVFRSLDASRLIPVAVARAAFRLPYLWSRMSVERSGDTFTYTSRRRWPGPRGAGSRIELRVGGRLEEPSELEHFLTARWGMHSTFFGRQMYLPNAHPRWALHHADLVECTEDLVTAAGLPAPAGDPVSVLYSPGVPVSFGRPARPGGIPTP; this comes from the coding sequence ATGGTGTTCACCCCGTCGGCTCCCGCGCCGATCTCGGCGGATCCGCCCACCGCGTCGACCGGTCTCCTGCTCACGCAGTCCTGGCTCGATCTGGCCTTTCTGCACTGGGCGGCCGACCCCGCGGACGTGGCGCCGCTCCTGCCGCCGGGCACGGTCCCGGACACCCTGCACGGCAAGACCTACATCGGACTGGTCGCGTTCCGGATGCACCGGGTGGGCTGGTTCCGGCTGCCCGGCATTCCGTATCTGGGGACCTTTCCCGAGACCAACGTCCGTCTCTACTCGGTGGACGCGCACGGGCGCCGCGGCGTGGTCTTCCGCTCGCTCGACGCGTCGCGGCTGATACCGGTCGCGGTCGCGCGAGCGGCGTTCCGGCTGCCGTATCTCTGGTCACGCATGAGCGTCGAACGGAGCGGCGACACCTTCACGTACACCAGCAGACGGCGCTGGCCCGGCCCCCGGGGCGCGGGCAGCCGTATCGAACTGCGGGTCGGTGGGCGCCTGGAGGAGCCGAGCGAGCTCGAACACTTCCTGACCGCGCGCTGGGGCATGCACAGCACGTTCTTCGGCCGGCAGATGTATCTGCCGAACGCGCACCCGCGCTGGGCGTTGCACCACGCGGATCTCGTGGAGTGCACGGAGGATCTGGTGACGGCGGCGGGACTGCCCGCGCCTGCCGGGGACCCGGTGAGCGTGCTGTACTCGCCGGGCGTCCCGGTGAGTTTCGGACGGCCGGCGCGTCCGGGCGGCATCCCGACTCCGTGA
- a CDS encoding carbonic anhydrase codes for MKITPHAQTPVTTSRRALLRASVATAALSTAAGSALIGGAGPAGAVTRTPISRTKRPSTPAAALAELSVGNRRWRTFKQQHPNESRAVRQELVSGQVPFALILGCIDSRVPPELVFDQGLGDLMTVRSAGEVLDEAVLGSVAYGVLELGIPLVLVLGHQSCGAVSAAVHAEETGEPLPAHIQYIADQIKPAIDHSQEGDARVDATVSAQAELVRSRLAGEPDLAAKVATGELEIAAARYELNTQLVHRVS; via the coding sequence GTGAAAATCACCCCACACGCACAGACGCCGGTGACGACCAGCCGCCGCGCGCTGCTCCGTGCTTCCGTTGCCACCGCGGCGCTCTCGACCGCCGCCGGAAGCGCACTCATCGGCGGGGCCGGGCCGGCGGGCGCCGTCACCCGGACCCCCATCTCGCGTACCAAGAGGCCCTCCACACCCGCCGCCGCGCTGGCCGAACTCTCGGTCGGCAACCGCCGGTGGCGCACCTTCAAGCAGCAGCACCCGAACGAGTCGAGGGCGGTGCGGCAGGAACTGGTCTCCGGCCAGGTCCCGTTCGCCCTGATACTCGGCTGCATCGACTCCCGTGTTCCGCCGGAGCTGGTCTTCGACCAGGGGCTCGGTGACCTCATGACCGTCCGCTCGGCCGGTGAGGTCCTGGACGAGGCCGTGCTCGGCAGCGTCGCGTACGGCGTCCTGGAACTCGGCATCCCGCTGGTCCTCGTCCTCGGTCACCAGTCGTGCGGCGCCGTGTCCGCGGCCGTGCACGCGGAGGAGACCGGGGAGCCCCTGCCCGCCCACATCCAGTACATAGCCGACCAGATCAAGCCCGCGATCGACCACTCGCAGGAGGGCGACGCGCGGGTGGACGCCACGGTCAGCGCGCAGGCCGAACTGGTCCGTTCGCGGCTGGCGGGTGAGCCGGATCTCGCCGCCAAGGTGGCTACGGGCGAGCTGGAGATCGCCGCCGCGCGCTACGAACTGAACACCCAGCTGGTCCACCGGGTCAGCTGA